The following coding sequences lie in one Gorilla gorilla gorilla isolate KB3781 chromosome 5, NHGRI_mGorGor1-v2.1_pri, whole genome shotgun sequence genomic window:
- the LOC101141279 gene encoding LOW QUALITY PROTEIN: class I histocompatibility antigen, Gogo-A*0501 alpha chain (The sequence of the model RefSeq protein was modified relative to this genomic sequence to represent the inferred CDS: deleted 1 base in 1 codon), whose translation MAVVAPRTLLLLLSGTLALTRTWAGECGVGREITFAGRSEGLPGGGAGPGEPRREEGRAGLSPSSPPGSHSMRYFYTTMSRPGRGEPRFISVGYVDDTQFVRFDSDDASPREEPRAPWMEREGPEYWDRNTQIYKAQAQTDRVDLETLRGYYNQSEGGSHTIQRMYGCEVGPDGRFLRGYLQDAYDGKDYITLNEDLRSWTAADMAAQITQRKWEAAREAERLRAYMEGTCVEWLRRHLENGKETLQRTDPPKTHMTHHPVSDHEATLRCWALGFYPAEITLTWQRDGEDQTQDTELVETRPGGDGTFQKWAAVVVPSGKEQRYTCHVQHEGLPKPLTLRWEPSSQPTIPIVGIIAGLVLLGAVITGAVVAAMMWRKKSSGRKGGSYSQAASSDSAQGSDVSLTA comes from the exons ATGGCGGTCGTGGCGCCCCGAACCCTCCTCCTGCTACTCTcggggaccctggccctgacccggaCGTGGGCGGGTGAGTGCGGGGTCGGGAGGGAAATAACCTTTGCGGGGAGGAGCGAG GGCCTTCCCGGAGGGGGCGCAGGACCCGGGGAGCCGCGCCGGGAGGAGGGTCGGGCGGGTCTCAGCCCCTCCTCGCCCCCAGGCTCCCACTCCATGAGGtatttctacaccaccatgtccCGGCCCGGCCGCGGGGAGCCCCGCTTCATCTCCGTCGGCTACGTGGACGATACGCAGTTCGTGCGGTTCGACAGCGACGACGCGAGTCCGAGAGAGGAGCCGCGAGCGCCGTGGATGGAGCGGGAGGGGCCGGAGTATTGGGACCGGAACACACAGATCTACAAGGCCCAAGCACAGACTGACCGAGTGGATCTGGAGACCCTGCGCGGCTACTACAACCAGAGCGAGGGCG GGTCTCACACCATCCAGAGAATGTATGGCTGCGAAGTGGGGCCGGACGGGCGCTTCCTCCGCGGGTACCTGCAGGACGCTTACGACGGCAAGGATTACATCACCCTGAACGAGGACCTGCGCTCTTGGACCGCGGCAGACATGGCGGCTCAGATCACCCAGCGCAAGTGGGAGGCGGCCCGTGAGGCGGAGCGGTTGAGAGCCTACATGGAGGGCACGTGCGTGGAGTGGCTCCGCAGACACCTGGAGAACGGGAAGGAGACGCTGCAGCGCACGG ACCCCCCCAAGACACATATGACTCACCACCCTGTCTCTGACCATGAGGCCACCCTGAGGTGCTGGGCCCTGGGCTTCTACCCTGCGGAGATCACACTGACCTGGCAGCGGGATGGAGAGGACCAGACCCAGGACACGGAGCTCGTGGAGACCAGGCCTGGAGGGGATGGGACCTTCCAGAAGTGGGCGGCTGTGGTGGTGCCTTCTGGAAAGGAGCAGAGATACACCTGCCATGTGCAGCATGAGGGTCTGCCCAAGCCCCTCACCCTGAGATGGG AGCCGTCTTCCCAGCCCACCATCCCCATCGTGGGCATCATTGCTGGCCTGGTTCTTCTTGGAGCTGTGATCACTGGAGCTGTGGTCGCTGCTATGATGTGGAGGAAGAAGAGCTCAG gtagaaaaggagggaGCTACTCTCAGGCTGCAA GCAGCGACAGTGCCCAGGGCTCTGATGTGTCTCTCACGGCTTGA